CGGCCGTTCATCCGCCGCGATTCTTAGCGTTTCATCACCATTCATTTCATCGCTACTGCAAACTGATCCGAACACATGCATCCCATCGAATCCTGTGTCCGCAATCCTGTGAAAGTCGCCGTCGGTGCGCTGCTGCTGATTCTGTTTGGCGTGATCGCATTGATCGGGATGCCGATGCAGTTGACTCCCGAAGTGCAAACGCCAACGTTGACGATTGAAACGCGTTGGCCGGGAGCCAGTCCACAAGAAATCGAACGCGAAATCATTCAAGAGCAGGAAGAACAGCTCAAGAGCGTCGAAGGGGTCACCAAGATGACCAGCGAATCGATGGACTCGATGGGCCGCATCACGCTAGAGTTCTTTGTCGGCACGAACATGGAAGAGGCGTTGTTGAAGGTCAACAGCCGGTTGCAACAGGTTCCGGAGTATCCCGAGGAAGCGGACCAACCGGTGATCTCGACGAGCAATTCGTCAGACCGTCCGATCGCGTGGTTCATTCTGAGTGCATTGCAACCGACACGCCAAGAGATTCAAGCCTTTGCCGACCAGCATCCCGAGCTTCGTGAACCGCTTGCCACCGTGCTTCGCACCGACAACCCGGGGCTGCGATTGATGCGGCTGCGCAATCTTGCCAAGGATCACCCGGGCATCGCTCCGCTATTGCCGCCCGATTTGAATGTGCCCGAAATGCGGCGGTTCGCCGAGGACTATATCGAAGCACGACTCGAACGCGTCAACGGTGTCTCCAATGCCAACGTGCTGGGCGGATTGACCGACGAGATGCAAGTCATCATCGATCCTCAGAAATTGGCCGCCCGCAGCCTGACGATTGACGACGTCCGCCGCGTGCTTCGCAACCAAAACCAAGACACCTCGGGCGGCGATTACTGGGAAGGCAAACGACGCTATGTCGTTCGCACGCTGAATCAATTTCGCAGTGCCGATCAAGTCAAATCGCAAGTGCTGGCGATTCGCGATGGGGCGCCTGTGTTTGTCAGCGATGTGGCCGAAGTCAAACTGGGGTTCAAAAAGCCTGACGGTTTGGTACGCCGTTTCGGCGAATCATCGATTGCAATCAATGCGCTGCGGGAAACCGGTGCGAATGTGTTGGACGTGATGGATGGATTGAAACACAGCGTCGATGATCTGAATAACGACTTGCTGCGTGACCGCAAACTGCAACTGTTGCAGGTCTATGATGAAACCGAATACATCGATGCGTCGGTCGGGTTGGTCAACCAAAACATCGTGGTCGGCGGAACGTTGACGATGTTGGTGTTGATGTTGTTTCTGCATTTGAATGTGCGAACGTTGATCTTTGTGCCGTTGATTGTCGCTAGCACCGTCGCATCGATGTTATTGAGTCCTTGGTACGGCTTGATCACGTTGGCGCTGATCGTCATTGCGGGGTTCTGGTTCGCCCGAGGTGCTTTGGTCGTCGGGATGGCGATCCCGATTAGTGTGATCGGCACCTTCTTGCTTTTGAATTTGTGGGGGCGGTCGTTGAACGTGATCAGTTTGGCAGGGATGGCGTTTGCGGTTGGCATGTTGGTCGACAACGCGGTGGTGGTGCTGGAAAATATCTATCGTCATTACCAAGACGGACGGTCACCGTATGACGCGGCGTATCGCGGAACCAAAGAGGTATGGGGAGCGGTGTTGGCGTCGACGTTGACCACGTTGGCCGTGTTTCTGCCGGTCTTGTTCGTCGAAGAAGAAGCGGGGCAACTGTTTCGCGACATCGCGCTGGCGATCAGTGCGGCAGTCGGCTTGTCGTTGATCGTCAGCATCACGTTGATCCCGACGGTCACAGCTCGACTGCTGACCGAAAGGCCTGAACGCTCGAAAGCCACTTCACAGCCCAAGCCAACGCCGCACTCGCTGCAACGTGTGTCCGATCGGATCGTACAACCGATTCTGTGGCTCAGTTCGTTGTTTGTATCGATGGTGGTCGGCACGAACCGGATGATTCAACAGAGTTTGCTGCGGCGATTGGCGTTGGTCACGGTGCTGTTGGCTGCCACCGCGGCGTTGAGTTACGCGTTGTGGCCAAAGGTCGAGTATCTGCCAACAGGCAATCGCAATTTGGTGTTTGGCATCATTTTACCGCCGCCAGGATACAACCTGGATGAACTGTCGAGTCTTGGTGAAACGGTCGAAGAGCATTTGAAACCCTACTGGGACATCGACCCGGATGACCCGGCGACCAAGAATCTCGAATACCCGGCGATCTTTGACTTTTTCTATGTTGCTCGCGGACGGCAAGTCTTCTTGGGCGTGCGTTCGGTCGATCCGCAGCGCAGCGGTGAACTGATTCCGTTGATCCAAAGTGTGCGTTCCAAATTGCCTGGCGCGTTTGTGATCGCCAAACAATCGAGTTTATTTGAACAAGGATTGACCGCAGGCCGCACGATCGATGTCGAAATCACTGGCCCCGAACTCGAGAAATTGGTCGGGATCGGGGGCCAAGTCCTCGGTCAAGTGATGGGAGCGATGGGCGAACCGGTGATCCCCAACGCGCAAGCTCGACCGGTGCCTAGTTTGGACCTTAGCAATCCCGAAACCCACGTGATCCCCTATCTGTTTCAAACCGAGCAAATGGGGGTCGATGCGTCTAGCCTGGGTTATGCCGTGAACGCGTTAGTCGATGGTGCGTTTGCCAGTGATTATTACATCGGTGGCGACAAGATCGATCTGACAATTGTGGGCAGCCCTGATCAGGCGGGGTCGATTCAGGATCTCGAGTCATTGCCGATCGCGACACCAAGTGGTCATTTGGTTCCACTGAATTCATTGGCTCGGATTGAATCGTCAAGCGGACCGGAACAGATCAATCATCGCGAGCGACAGCGGGCGATCACGATCGAAGTGTCTCCGCCGCCCGAGATGGCACTGGAGGATGCGTTGCAGCGGATTGAAACGCAAATCGTCGATCCGATCCGAGCATCGGGGCAACTCGATGGCGGTTACCAAATCACATTGTCGGGGACCGCCGACAAATTGCGTGATACCTGGTTGGCGCTGCGCTGGAACGTGCTGCTGGCCTTGCTGATCACGTACCTGTTGATGGCCGCGTTATTTGAAAGTTGGGTTTACCCATTTGTGATCATCATGAGTGTTCCGCTGGGCGCGGTCGGCGGGATTTTGGGCCTGCGGCTGTTGAGTGTTTACTTGACTTGGCGGGGGCTGCCGCCGCAAGCACTCGATGTGTTGACGATGTTGGGGTTTGTGATCCTGATCGGGACAGTGGTCAACAATGCGATTTTGATCGTGCATCAGTCGCTTAATTTGATGCGAGAAGACGGTTTCAAGTCGCGCGACGCGATTTTGGAAAGCGTTCGCACTCGGGTGCGTCCGATTTTGATGACCACCGCAACGACGGTGCTCGGGTTGTGTCCGTTGGTATTGTTCCCTGGTTCCGGCAGTGAGCTTTATCGAGGTTTGGGCAGCGTGTTGTTGGGCGGGCTGCTCGTGTCGACGATCTTTACGTTGGTGTTCGTGCCGACGTTGTTCCGAATCTTCATGGACATCAAAGAATCGTTTGGCCGCGGAGAGAAACCGAGTCATCCAGATGAGTCGTTGAGTGTCGACGACGATTCGCAAGAAACGCCGGCTGAGGCTCCGGCGCACACCGCCGCCCACGTGATGAGTTAAGGGGCGTGGCTTTCATAGCGGTTTGTGTGTCGTTCGAAATGAAATCACCCTCCCGTGTGCGGGAGGGTCGGACGCGGTAGCGGCCAGGGAGGGTTGGTTGCATTGTGTTTGCACAATCCACCACTAACACATCGAGGCCCCACCCAGAGCTTGCTGCCGCTCGCTTTGACCTCCCCAAAACAAGTTTCGGGGAGGTGAAAATGAAATTACCCTCCCGTGTGCGGGAGGGTCGGACGCGGGAGCGGCCGGGGAGGGTTGGTTGCATTGTGTTTGCACGATCCACTGCTAACACATCGAGGCCCCACCCAGAGCTTGCTGCCGCTCGCTCTGACCTCCCCAAAATCGAGTTTCGGGGAGGTAAAAAAGAAATCACCCTCCCGTGTTCGGGAGGGGCGGACTCGGTAGCGGCCGGGGAGGGTTGGTTGCATTGTGTTTGCACGCTCCACCACTAACACATCGAGGCCCCCCCCAGAGCTTGCTGCCGCTCGCTCTGACCTCCCCAAAACGAGTTTCGGGGAGGTGAAAATGAATTCACCCTCCCGTGTGCGGGAGGGTCGGACGCGGTAGCGGCCGGGGAGGGCTGGTTGCATTGTGTTTGCACGATCTATCACTAACACATCGAGGCCCCACCCAGAGCTTGCTGCCGCTCGCTCTGACCTCCCCAAAACGAGTTTCGGGGAGGTGAAAATGAAATCACCCTCCCGTGTGCGGGAGGGTCGGACGCGGTAGCGGCCGGGGAGGGCTGGTTGCGTTGTGTTTGCACGCTCCACCACTAACACATCGAGGCCCCACCCAGAGCTTGCTGCCGCTCGCTCTGACCTCCCCAAAACAAGTTTCGGGGAGGTGAAAAAAAATCACCCTCCCGCACACGGGAGGGTAAATTCCGCTTGGCCTAACAAACCAACTCCCTCAACAGCCTCGTTCCTTCATCCGCCACTGCTCGCCATCGACTTGTTCGATCAGTCCGGCTTGCGACAAGATTTTCAGCGACCGCTCGACTTGAAAGTCGACTTCGACGTTCACCGCTTCACGAATCATTCGCTCGCAGTGACGCCGCAGTTTGCGAGAGCTCAGCGGAGTGTCGCTCGACAGGATCCCGTACAACGCCAGCGTCACCTCGGCTTCACTCTGTTGCCGGGCTTGTTGGATCAAACGGTAACCCACGCCTGCGTTGGTATCGAGTTTTTGGTAGTACAGGTTCTTTGCCAGGTTCAATAGGTAGCGATTGCGGGTCTGGAAATAACTCACCACACTGCGAACGATGTAGCCGATCGAAGCAAAGATCAACCCGGCCAACATCATCGAAGAGTACAGCGTGATCGCGGCAAACAAGAAGATGAAATGGGCTAGTTTTCGAAGTGACATCAGAAGCCCTCCCAGACTTGGCACGATGATCTTGACCCGGTCCACTTTGCTGATTCGAACTTGCGTTCCTGGCAACAGCATGTCGACATCCAGCTTGGGAATGTTTTTGAACATCCTCAGGTGCAAACACCGTGACGACAATTGTTCTTCCGATACATCGTCGTTGTGCAGTTTGAACAGCACCACCATCCGTTGATACACGGGAACTTCGACTGGTTCACGTTGATACAGCGTGCGGAGCCGGCGGCGAAAGCGGGTGCCGACGATGTCGCCTCGCGAATAGACCACCAGCTGGTCGAACAGCGTGAAGTCGACATGCAGCGGGACTCCCCACTGGCTCGCCACACCCACGCAGGCTTCGATGTCAGATTGATCCAGACGACGGTAGCCCGCTTCGACCAACATCCGCTCGCAGAGCTGCAGTGTCGGAGCAATGTGGGGATGCGTTGTGCCGTCTTCGGTCGCTTCATCCTGGGGGGCAGCGGTGTCTGAATCCTCCTGCAGCGGGTCGCGATGATCCGAATCGGGGTCGAGTGCGGAGTACCATTTTGAAAATTCGGTGTGGTACGCCGCGGTATTGCGATTGAGTATGCTTTCGACTTGCCCGAAGGCTTCGGTAAACGCGTGTTGCTGTGATTCGCTCAGTTCGTTTCGGCGGATCAAGTATTCTCGCAACCGTGTGGGTTCGACGGGCAAGTACAACTCGACCGACCAGTGATCGGGATTGTCCGAGATCAGTCCCGATGCACTCAGTTCGCTGATGTCGCCAAACGAACTGCCCAAAGGGCGTGTCGTCGCGCCGTCACGATTGACAGACCACTCGACGAGAAAACGATCAATGAACGATTTTGACACCACGGGCTCCCAGTCGTCCGACGAGCAAGCCGACGCCGCGCGAAAACCGGTTCGCGGGGTGGCACTCGATATGGACGGGCTGTTGATTGATACCGAACGATTGTACTGGCAAGTGGGCGATACGTTACTGCAGCGGCGGGGATATCGCTACAGCCGGGAATTGCAGGCTCGGATGATGGGCCGCATCGGGGTGTCGGCGATCGCACAGATGATCGAAATGCACAATTTGTCGGATTCCGCTGAATCGCTGCTTGCCGAGTCAGACGAACTGTATGGAGCGTTGTTGGCCGAGCAGCTTCAGCCGATGCCGGGGCTGAGCCAGTGGATGGACTCGCTACGACGATCCGGTTTGCCGTTCGGATTGGCAACCAGCAGTCAACGCAAATTTGTCGATGTCATTTTGCCGACGTTTGATTGGTCGGATCAGCTTGCGTTTGTGTTGACCGGCAACGACGTCGTCAATGGCAAGCCTCACCCCGAGATGTATTTGACGGCAGCCGAGAAGATGCAAGTCCCCGCATCGGAAATGCTGGTGCTCGAAGATAGTGGCAATGGATGTGCCGCGGCATTAGCCGCTGGAGCCCAGACGGTCGCCGTCCCCAGCGAACACACCAAAGATCAATCGTTCGACGGCGTGATGTTGATCGCCGATTCGTTGTTGGATCCACGATTGCACGAGTTGATCGCATGACCGGGTAGCGAACGTCGCTCGCGTGTTTGGGTAGCGAAAGTCGCCAAGACTTTCGGCAGAACGGCTTTACCTCCCCGAAACTTGTTTTGGGAAGGTCAGAGCGAGCGGCAGCAAGCTCTGGGTGGGGCGTCGGTGTGTTAGCGATGGATCGTGCAAACACCGTGCAACCAACCCTCCCCGGCCGCTATCGCGTCCGACCCTCCCGCACACGGGAGGGTGAATTCATTTTCACCTCCCCGAAACTTGTTTTGGGGAGGTCAGAGCGAGCGACAGCAAGCTCTGGGTGGGGCGTCGGTGTGTTCGCGATGGATCGTGCAAGCACCGTGCAACCAACCCTCCCCGGCCGCTATCGCGTCCGACCCTCCCGCACACGGGAGGGTGAATTCATATTCACCTCCCCGAAACTTGTTTTGGGGAGGTCAGAGCGAGCGACAGTAAGTTCTGGGTGGGGCGTCGGTGTGTTAGATGGATCGTGCAAGCACCGTGCAACCAACCCTCCCCGGCCGCTACCGCGTCCGACCCTCCCGCACACGGGAGGGTGAATTCATATTCACCTCCCCGAAACTTGTTTTGGGGAGGTCAGAGCGAGCGGCAGCAAGCTCTGGGTGGGGCGTCGGTGTGTTAGTGGTGGATCGTGCACGCAGCGTGCAACCAACCCTCCCCGGCCGCTACCGCGTCCGACCCTCCCGCACACGGGAGGGTGAATTCATATTCACCTCCCCGAAACCTGTTTTGGGGAGGTCAGAGCGAGCGGCAGCAAGCTCTGGGTGGGGCTTCGGTGTGTTAGCGATGGATCGTACAAGCACCGTGCAACCAGCCCTCCCCGGCCGCTATCGCGTCCGACCCTCCCGCACACGGGAGGGTGAATGCGTTGCCAGCCCGCGCGCAAGGCGACGTTGTCTTACTCGCCGCTGAGCGGCGCAGATCCGTAGGGGCGGGTGCTAATAACGCCTTCTTCGGGACTGCTGGCGGTGCCATAAAGTCGCTTGGGGATCCGGCCGGACAAATAGGCGTCGCGGCCGGCGAGCGAAGCATACTTCATCGCTCGTGCCATCCGAATCGGATCACGGGCATGCGCGATTGCGGTGTTCAACAGCACGCCGTCGGCCCCCAACTCGAACGCTTCGCTGACATCGCTTGCCGTGCCCACGCCTGCATCGATGATGACGGGATAATCGGGATCGTCTTCCTTCAAATACTCCAAGATGATCCGCAAGTTGTTGGGATTTAGCAGCCCTTGGCCGCTGCCGATCGGGCTGCCCGCTGGCATCACGCTGGCCGCTCCGACGGCCTTCAGCCGCTGAGCCGTGACCGGACAATCGCTGGTGTAGCAGAGGACTTTGAATCCTTCTTTGCTCAATTCCTCGCACGCGGCCAATGTTTCCGATGGATCCGGCAACAGCGTTTTGCTGTCACCAAGCACTTCCAATTTGACCCAATCGGCGCCGGCATTGTTGAGCGAACGAAGGATTTCGCGGCCGAGTTTCGCGGCGCGGATCGCGTCTTTAGCCGTGTAGCAGCCCGCTGTGTTGGGCAATAAAATGTATCGATCCAGGTCAAGGAAATCGAGGATGTTTTGCCCCATCCGGTCGTACAGCCGCTCGCGACGCACCGCGACCGTCACGCAATCGCTGCCCGAAGCCATCAGCGAGTCCCGCATTTGCGGCATCGAGTCGTAGCGGCCGGTGCCCACGATCAGACGGCTCTTCAGTTGATGGCCGCCAACAACCAATCCGGGATCGTCGTCAATCACTTGGGGGGCGGATTCCGTGGTAGACAATGCGAAAGCTCAACAGAATGCGGGTAAAATGGAGTGACACTTTGAAGGTAACTGCAAGGATACCAAATCGCCCCGCCTGCTGGCGAGCGGCCGCAATCGTCAACACGCGACGAAGCGTTTGGCATCGACTATGATACATCCATGAAGTCCCACCCCTCCCCCCACCTTGTCCACCGCGTCCTGCTTGCTTTGGTTTGCAGCGTCGTAGGTACTGCCGCCCGAGTGAACGCCGACGATGAAATCTCGTTCAATCGAGAGGTGCGTCCCGTGCTGGCGTCGCAGTGTTTTGCTTGTCACGGCCCCGATGAGGAACATCGCGAAGCCGATTTGCGGCTCGATGTTGACGAAGCCGCGATCGAACACGGCGTGATCGAACCAGGCGATCCGGACGCCAGCGAATTGGTGCGGCGGCTGTTCTCTTCCGACGAAGACGAGGTCATGCCACCGCCGCATGCAGGAACGCTCAAACCCGAACAGAAACAATTGCTTCGCGATTGGGTGCAAAGCGGCGCGAAGTACGATAAACATTGGGCCTTCACCCCGCCGACGCGGCCCGCCGTGCCGACCGTGACACAATCTGGCTGGGCACGCGGCGCGATCGACGCCTTCGTGCTGGACCGTTTGGCTCGCGAAGGAATCTCGCCCTCGCCCGAAGCCGACCGGATGACGTTGGTGCGTCGGTTATACATCGATTTGATCGGACTGCCGCCGACGCCGGAGCAAGCGGATGCATTTGTTTCCTCGACCGACCCGCATGCTTACGAAGCTCTGGTTGACGAACTGCTGCAATCGCCTCGCTATGGTGAGCACTGGGCTTTGCCGTGGCTGGATCTCGCTCGTTACGCCGACACCAACGGGTACGAGAAAGATCGCGAGCGTTCGATTTGGCCTTACCGCGATTGGGTAATCCGGGCGCTCAACGAAGACATGCCCTACGACGAGTTTTCGATCAAACAGTTGGCTGGCGATTTGTTGCCTCGCAAAAGTCCCGATGATTTGATCGCGACCGGATTTCATCGCAATACGATGCTCAATGAAGAAGGCGGGATCGATCCGCTTGAGTATCGTTACCTTGCGATGGTCGATCGCGTGGCAACGACCGGTGTTGTGTGGCTCGGTTTGACCACCGGTTGTGCGCAGTGCCACACACACAAATTCGATCCGATCACGCACACCGATTACTTTCGGTTGATGGCACTGTTGAACAATGCCGACGAACCCGACTATGCGATCCCTGATCCTACGGTGGAACAACAGCGACGCGAAACACTCGATCAAATCGAGCGACTTGAATCTCAGTTGGCGGACGTCTTTCCGATCGGCGATGATGCATCGGCAACTTTCGAAAGTGAATTCGCCAAGTGGATTCGCAGTCAAGAAGCGGTCGCGACGCCATGGCAAGTCATCACGCCGACGGAGATGAAATCGAATTTGCCGCGGCTCGAGTTGCTCGATGACGGCAGCGTCTTTGCCAGCGGCGACACCACCAAGCGTGACGAGTACGAGTTGACGTTCACGATTCAGCAAAGCGATTTGCCCATCACCGCGATCCGGCTCGAAGCATTACCGGATGATCGGCTGCCGGAGCATGGTCCTGGTTTGGCGTTCTACGAAGGCCGCAAGGGCGACTTCTTTGTGAGCGAATTGAATGCGACGCTCGGCGATGCCCCGCTGAATTTTGGTGAGGTCACGCACAATTACCGCACCACCAACGACGGCAATTCCAAAGTCCGTCCTGATAACGTTTTTGATGGTGATGGATCGACGGGCTGGCAACCTGGCAATCACAAAGGTGAACGGTTGCATTTGGTGATGAACCTGCAGCAGCCAATTGAAACGCCCGGCGAACTTCGTATCAAGTTGCTGTTTGAACGCCATTATGTGGCGAGTCTGGGGCGTTTTCGCTTTGCGGTTACCAGCAAGCCCGATGCAGTTGCGAGCCAGCTGTCCGAGTCCGCTGAGACGATCCTTGCCTCAGCGGAGGACGACAAAGAACGAAGCGAGGTGCTGCGACGCGAGTTTTTGCGTACCACTCCGCTATTGGCCGAGGCACGTAAACCGATCGATTCGTTGCGAGCGAAGTTGCCGGAGCCGACGACCACGTTGGTGATGCAAGAACGCCCAGCGGATCATCCACGCCCGACCTATCGTCATCATCGCGGTGAGTACCTCAGTCCGAAGGAACAAGTCAGTCCGGGGATGCTGAGCGTGTTCGTTGAGGACGAGCAGCGTTCGCCGAAGAATCGACTCGAGATGGCCCGCTGGCTCGTCAGTGACGCCAATCCCTTGATC
The sequence above is drawn from the Novipirellula caenicola genome and encodes:
- a CDS encoding efflux RND transporter permease subunit; its protein translation is MHPIESCVRNPVKVAVGALLLILFGVIALIGMPMQLTPEVQTPTLTIETRWPGASPQEIEREIIQEQEEQLKSVEGVTKMTSESMDSMGRITLEFFVGTNMEEALLKVNSRLQQVPEYPEEADQPVISTSNSSDRPIAWFILSALQPTRQEIQAFADQHPELREPLATVLRTDNPGLRLMRLRNLAKDHPGIAPLLPPDLNVPEMRRFAEDYIEARLERVNGVSNANVLGGLTDEMQVIIDPQKLAARSLTIDDVRRVLRNQNQDTSGGDYWEGKRRYVVRTLNQFRSADQVKSQVLAIRDGAPVFVSDVAEVKLGFKKPDGLVRRFGESSIAINALRETGANVLDVMDGLKHSVDDLNNDLLRDRKLQLLQVYDETEYIDASVGLVNQNIVVGGTLTMLVLMLFLHLNVRTLIFVPLIVASTVASMLLSPWYGLITLALIVIAGFWFARGALVVGMAIPISVIGTFLLLNLWGRSLNVISLAGMAFAVGMLVDNAVVVLENIYRHYQDGRSPYDAAYRGTKEVWGAVLASTLTTLAVFLPVLFVEEEAGQLFRDIALAISAAVGLSLIVSITLIPTVTARLLTERPERSKATSQPKPTPHSLQRVSDRIVQPILWLSSLFVSMVVGTNRMIQQSLLRRLALVTVLLAATAALSYALWPKVEYLPTGNRNLVFGIILPPPGYNLDELSSLGETVEEHLKPYWDIDPDDPATKNLEYPAIFDFFYVARGRQVFLGVRSVDPQRSGELIPLIQSVRSKLPGAFVIAKQSSLFEQGLTAGRTIDVEITGPELEKLVGIGGQVLGQVMGAMGEPVIPNAQARPVPSLDLSNPETHVIPYLFQTEQMGVDASSLGYAVNALVDGAFASDYYIGGDKIDLTIVGSPDQAGSIQDLESLPIATPSGHLVPLNSLARIESSSGPEQINHRERQRAITIEVSPPPEMALEDALQRIETQIVDPIRASGQLDGGYQITLSGTADKLRDTWLALRWNVLLALLITYLLMAALFESWVYPFVIIMSVPLGAVGGILGLRLLSVYLTWRGLPPQALDVLTMLGFVILIGTVVNNAILIVHQSLNLMREDGFKSRDAILESVRTRVRPILMTTATTVLGLCPLVLFPGSGSELYRGLGSVLLGGLLVSTIFTLVFVPTLFRIFMDIKESFGRGEKPSHPDESLSVDDDSQETPAEAPAHTAAHVMS
- a CDS encoding DUF3754 domain-containing protein, encoding MSKSFIDRFLVEWSVNRDGATTRPLGSSFGDISELSASGLISDNPDHWSVELYLPVEPTRLREYLIRRNELSESQQHAFTEAFGQVESILNRNTAAYHTEFSKWYSALDPDSDHRDPLQEDSDTAAPQDEATEDGTTHPHIAPTLQLCERMLVEAGYRRLDQSDIEACVGVASQWGVPLHVDFTLFDQLVVYSRGDIVGTRFRRRLRTLYQREPVEVPVYQRMVVLFKLHNDDVSEEQLSSRCLHLRMFKNIPKLDVDMLLPGTQVRISKVDRVKIIVPSLGGLLMSLRKLAHFIFLFAAITLYSSMMLAGLIFASIGYIVRSVVSYFQTRNRYLLNLAKNLYYQKLDTNAGVGYRLIQQARQQSEAEVTLALYGILSSDTPLSSRKLRRHCERMIREAVNVEVDFQVERSLKILSQAGLIEQVDGEQWRMKERGC
- a CDS encoding HAD-IA family hydrolase, whose amino-acid sequence is MNDFDTTGSQSSDEQADAARKPVRGVALDMDGLLIDTERLYWQVGDTLLQRRGYRYSRELQARMMGRIGVSAIAQMIEMHNLSDSAESLLAESDELYGALLAEQLQPMPGLSQWMDSLRRSGLPFGLATSSQRKFVDVILPTFDWSDQLAFVLTGNDVVNGKPHPEMYLTAAEKMQVPASEMLVLEDSGNGCAAALAAGAQTVAVPSEHTKDQSFDGVMLIADSLLDPRLHELIA
- a CDS encoding thiazole synthase, with the protein product MSTTESAPQVIDDDPGLVVGGHQLKSRLIVGTGRYDSMPQMRDSLMASGSDCVTVAVRRERLYDRMGQNILDFLDLDRYILLPNTAGCYTAKDAIRAAKLGREILRSLNNAGADWVKLEVLGDSKTLLPDPSETLAACEELSKEGFKVLCYTSDCPVTAQRLKAVGAASVMPAGSPIGSGQGLLNPNNLRIILEYLKEDDPDYPVIIDAGVGTASDVSEAFELGADGVLLNTAIAHARDPIRMARAMKYASLAGRDAYLSGRIPKRLYGTASSPEEGVISTRPYGSAPLSGE
- a CDS encoding PSD1 and planctomycete cytochrome C domain-containing protein, with product MKSHPSPHLVHRVLLALVCSVVGTAARVNADDEISFNREVRPVLASQCFACHGPDEEHREADLRLDVDEAAIEHGVIEPGDPDASELVRRLFSSDEDEVMPPPHAGTLKPEQKQLLRDWVQSGAKYDKHWAFTPPTRPAVPTVTQSGWARGAIDAFVLDRLAREGISPSPEADRMTLVRRLYIDLIGLPPTPEQADAFVSSTDPHAYEALVDELLQSPRYGEHWALPWLDLARYADTNGYEKDRERSIWPYRDWVIRALNEDMPYDEFSIKQLAGDLLPRKSPDDLIATGFHRNTMLNEEGGIDPLEYRYLAMVDRVATTGVVWLGLTTGCAQCHTHKFDPITHTDYFRLMALLNNADEPDYAIPDPTVEQQRRETLDQIERLESQLADVFPIGDDASATFESEFAKWIRSQEAVATPWQVITPTEMKSNLPRLELLDDGSVFASGDTTKRDEYELTFTIQQSDLPITAIRLEALPDDRLPEHGPGLAFYEGRKGDFFVSELNATLGDAPLNFGEVTHNYRTTNDGNSKVRPDNVFDGDGSTGWQPGNHKGERLHLVMNLQQPIETPGELRIKLLFERHYVASLGRFRFAVTSKPDAVASQLSESAETILASAEDDKERSEVLRREFLRTTPLLAEARKPIDSLRAKLPEPTTTLVMQERPADHPRPTYRHHRGEYLSPKEQVSPGMLSVFVEDEQRSPKNRLEMARWLVSDANPLIARVTVNRAWRSLFGAGLVRSSDDFGVQSEPPTHPELLDWLSVELIENGWSIKQLHKWIVMSETYRQDSKGTAELVQMDPDNRLLARGARFRVNGETVRDIMLRGSGLLSEKMYGPGVFPPQPPSVTELAYGNFKWNTAKDADRYRRSIYTFKKRTAAFAAYTVFDAPTGEECIPQRNRSNTPLQALTVLNDEMYFEMARALAEQTLAKQTSEDANDSPTEIATSMFRRILTRPPTIEETQMLTAYFDAQKQRLVSGQLIAAEIGGDKNASADFAAWSMVARVIMNLDEAVTRP